Proteins from one Chroococcidiopsis sp. CCMEE 29 genomic window:
- a CDS encoding inorganic phosphate transporter — translation MIVLIALLSFYVAWNLGANDVANAMGTSVGSKAVTMRQALLIAGVLEFTGAVLFGHGVSETLATEIVNPALFAANPQLLLTGMFSVLVACGLWLQIATSRGWPVSSSHATVGAIAGFSASAIGFQAIDWSTIGTITFAWIVTPMVSGTIAALFYSQVKRWILDQSDSLRQLNEWIPWLSTALLTVFGVIVLPPLSQPMNALLKQRLGINIPAHDLSLAIGAIAAVTLTFTSWRQLESRGAENKPQSKIQNPVERQLAKFQLLSACFVAFAHGSNDVGNAIAPLAAIAYINHSGSVPLNGITIPLWILVLGGAGIVTGLAVWGKKVIATIGEGIIPLQPSGGFCAELATATTILLASRLGLPVSTSHALVGGVVGIGLVQNIRSIQFKTVQGIAWAWLITVPISAGLGAGVFTVVRLLFF, via the coding sequence ATGATAGTTCTGATAGCCCTGCTATCTTTCTACGTTGCCTGGAATCTAGGGGCAAACGACGTTGCTAACGCAATGGGAACCTCTGTAGGCTCTAAGGCTGTCACCATGCGCCAGGCGCTGCTGATTGCTGGGGTGTTGGAGTTCACGGGTGCTGTGCTGTTCGGTCATGGGGTGTCTGAGACACTGGCAACTGAAATTGTTAATCCTGCTTTGTTCGCAGCCAACCCCCAGCTATTGTTAACTGGGATGTTTTCCGTGCTGGTAGCCTGTGGTCTGTGGTTGCAAATTGCGACCTCGCGGGGATGGCCTGTGTCCTCCTCTCATGCAACTGTGGGAGCGATCGCCGGATTTAGCGCTAGTGCTATTGGCTTCCAGGCAATCGATTGGTCAACCATTGGGACAATTACCTTTGCCTGGATTGTCACCCCAATGGTCAGTGGAACAATCGCTGCCCTATTTTATAGCCAGGTCAAGCGATGGATTCTGGATCAAAGTGATTCACTCAGGCAACTGAACGAGTGGATTCCCTGGCTAAGTACTGCCCTCTTGACTGTATTTGGTGTGATTGTGCTACCCCCGCTGAGCCAGCCGATGAATGCATTACTCAAACAGCGGTTGGGTATTAATATTCCTGCCCACGATCTGTCCCTTGCTATTGGTGCGATCGCCGCAGTTACTCTTACCTTCACCAGCTGGCGACAATTAGAGAGCAGGGGAGCAGAGAACAAACCCCAATCCAAAATCCAAAATCCTGTTGAGCGACAACTAGCCAAATTTCAACTACTCAGTGCCTGCTTTGTTGCCTTTGCTCATGGTTCCAATGATGTAGGCAATGCGATCGCTCCTTTAGCAGCGATCGCATACATTAATCATAGTGGTAGCGTTCCCCTTAACGGCATCACTATTCCGTTGTGGATTCTCGTACTCGGCGGTGCTGGCATTGTCACAGGTTTAGCTGTTTGGGGCAAAAAAGTGATCGCTACGATTGGAGAAGGCATCATTCCCCTGCAACCCAGCGGTGGTTTCTGCGCTGAACTGGCAACTGCTACTACCATCCTGCTCGCCTCACGCCTAGGTCTACCCGTCTCAACCTCCCACGCCCTTGTTGGTGGTGTTGTTGGCATTGGTTTAGTCCAAAATATCAGGTCGATTCAATTCAAAACTGTGCAAGGAATTGCCTGGGCATGGTTAATTACAGTTCCCATTAGTGCTGGGCTAGGCGCTGGTGTTTTTACTGTTGTGCGTCTGCTCTTTTTCTAG
- a CDS encoding XisI protein: protein MDTRLKYQSIIKSVLQNHADYRATLPDGYTCQLVFDDERGQYLVLDLGWNGDKYLHATPIHISLIGNKVWIQYDDTEEGVATDLIAAGISREDIVLGFRHPKIRQHTGFAVA from the coding sequence ATGGATACCCGATTAAAATACCAAAGCATTATTAAGAGTGTTCTCCAAAATCATGCTGACTATCGTGCCACTCTGCCCGATGGTTACACCTGTCAGCTTGTGTTTGATGATGAACGAGGTCAGTATTTAGTTCTAGATTTGGGTTGGAATGGTGATAAATATCTCCATGCAACGCCTATTCACATTAGTTTGATTGGTAACAAAGTTTGGATTCAATACGATGACACAGAGGAAGGTGTAGCGACTGATTTAATAGCAGCGGGTATTTCTAGAGAAGATATCGTGTTAGGCTTTCGCCATCCAAAAATACGGCAGCATACAGGTTTTGCGGTGGCATAA
- a CDS encoding DUF2087 domain-containing protein: MNDLAEIANYLDAQGRVKNWPSRRNRKYQLSVLKYLASKLDANALYSEREVNALLNQHHTFGDPALLRRELFETGLLNRKRDGSAYWLTPENLTLVSPTKDEIIGLDYPDG, translated from the coding sequence ATGAATGATCTAGCCGAGATTGCAAATTATCTAGATGCACAGGGACGAGTTAAAAACTGGCCTTCTAGACGAAATCGTAAGTATCAACTCTCAGTATTGAAATACCTGGCATCAAAATTAGATGCTAATGCGCTCTACAGCGAAAGGGAAGTAAATGCCTTACTCAATCAACACCATACATTTGGCGATCCGGCTCTGTTAAGACGAGAATTATTTGAAACTGGACTGCTTAACCGAAAGCGCGACGGCTCTGCCTACTGGTTAACCCCTGAGAATTTAACCCTTGTCTCGCCTACCAAAGATGAAATAATAGGCTTGGACTATCCAGATGGTTAA
- the speY gene encoding deoxyhypusine synthase, whose amino-acid sequence MSKLPRNKIAPTPMTQEIGVVDLINNYFTAYNSARLREICQLLSQEVLREGVTVGVSLSGAMTPAGFGVSVLAPLIRHGFIDWMISTGANLYHDMHYGLGFDLYTGNPFLDDVKLRQEGTIRIYDIIFGYDVLLETDAFIRKILQAEPFQKRMGTAEFHYLLGKYVREVEKQVGVKHSCLLATAYECGVPIYTSSPGDSSIGMNVAALALEGSELVLDPAIDVNETAAIAYCARDGITDVEGKSAAVIIGGGSPKNFLLQTQPQIHEVLGLEERGHDYFIQFTDARPDTGGLSGATPSEAVSWGKIDPEELPSTIVCYTDSTIALPLVSAYVLNQCQPRQLKRLYDRREEMFSQLRADYQSAKTQPADKIPAAVAEDAEQPAATYPCGRLIPNTP is encoded by the coding sequence ATGTCAAAACTGCCCCGTAACAAAATCGCACCCACGCCCATGACGCAAGAAATTGGCGTGGTCGATTTGATTAATAATTACTTCACCGCCTACAACTCGGCACGGCTGCGGGAAATTTGCCAGCTGCTCAGTCAGGAAGTACTACGCGAAGGTGTTACAGTCGGAGTCAGCCTCTCGGGAGCGATGACACCAGCTGGGTTCGGGGTTTCAGTCCTAGCCCCCTTGATTCGTCATGGCTTTATTGACTGGATGATTAGCACTGGGGCTAATCTTTACCACGACATGCATTATGGATTGGGTTTTGACCTCTACACGGGTAATCCATTTTTAGATGATGTAAAGCTGCGCCAAGAAGGCACAATTCGCATTTACGACATCATTTTTGGCTACGACGTGCTACTGGAAACTGATGCCTTTATCCGGAAGATTCTCCAGGCAGAACCGTTTCAAAAGCGCATGGGAACGGCAGAGTTTCACTACCTGCTAGGTAAGTATGTGCGGGAAGTAGAAAAGCAAGTGGGAGTAAAGCATTCCTGCCTTCTAGCTACAGCTTATGAATGTGGCGTGCCGATCTATACCTCGTCGCCAGGGGATAGTTCGATTGGGATGAATGTGGCGGCTTTAGCTTTGGAAGGTTCAGAGTTAGTGCTAGATCCGGCAATTGACGTGAATGAAACAGCAGCGATCGCCTACTGTGCACGTGATGGCATCACTGACGTAGAAGGTAAAAGCGCTGCGGTAATTATCGGTGGTGGAAGCCCGAAAAACTTTCTACTGCAAACTCAGCCGCAAATTCATGAGGTACTGGGACTAGAAGAACGAGGACATGATTACTTTATCCAGTTCACTGATGCTCGTCCAGATACTGGCGGTTTGTCTGGGGCAACGCCTAGCGAAGCCGTTAGCTGGGGCAAAATTGACCCGGAAGAGCTACCTAGTACCATTGTTTGTTATACCGATAGCACGATTGCTCTGCCGCTCGTTAGCGCCTACGTGCTGAACCAGTGCCAGCCTCGTCAATTAAAGCGACTGTACGATCGGCGAGAAGAAATGTTCTCTCAGCTACGGGCAGACTATCAATCGGCCAAAACTCAACCAGCCGATAAAATCCCAGCTGCCGTCGCCGAGGATGCTGAGCAACCTGCGGCAACTTATCCCTGTGGCAGGCTAATTCCTAATACCCCTTAG
- a CDS encoding S9 family peptidase, with amino-acid sequence MQAVTTNQSATQLPPLIPREILFGNPERARPQLSPDGKYLAYIAPDEKNVLQLWLRTVGQQDDQQLTNDKKRGIRIYFWTYNPEQLIYLQDSDGDENWHLYSVNIKSHIIRDLTPFQGIQAQPVALDPNFPDQLLVGLNLQDLRKHDVYRINLKNGAVEFDTDNPGNIIAWTADAQFQVRAAIATTPDGGSDLLFREATDQSWQNLRHWGPDDEGYPVSFSADGKTLYIIASHDANTARLIALDPAVTQETVIAEDAQYDVDGIVIHPVSRVIQAVSFYRDKQEWQVIDQSIAADFEAIAKVRPGEFNVSSRDLADQTWLVVYVTDDGPVYYYAYERETKTSTFLFSNQPKLEGLSLAPMQPVSFQTRDDLTIHGYLTTPVGIPAQNLPTVLLVHGGPWARDTWGYDPEVQWLANRGYAVLQVNFRGSTGYGKDFLNAGNRQWAAKMHDDLIDAVNWLIKEGIADPQKIAIMGGSYGGYATLVGLTFTPDVFAAGVDIVGPSNLVTMMESIPPYWEPLRAMETHRIGNLETEQDFLKSRSPLFFIDRIQKPLLIAQGANDPRVKQAESDQIVGAMHTAGKPVEYVLYTDEGHGFARPENRLHFYAKAEEFLAQYLGGRFEPMGDIPGHSAVVR; translated from the coding sequence ATGCAAGCTGTAACTACCAATCAATCGGCTACCCAATTACCACCACTGATTCCGCGGGAAATTCTGTTTGGCAATCCAGAACGGGCTCGTCCGCAGTTATCACCAGATGGTAAGTATTTGGCGTATATTGCTCCTGACGAGAAGAATGTTTTACAGCTGTGGTTACGCACTGTGGGGCAGCAAGATGACCAACAGTTGACAAATGATAAGAAGCGCGGTATCCGCATCTACTTCTGGACATATAATCCTGAACAGTTAATTTACCTCCAGGACTCCGATGGTGACGAGAACTGGCACCTATACTCAGTTAACATCAAGTCTCATATCATCCGTGACCTGACACCGTTCCAAGGAATTCAAGCTCAACCAGTGGCGTTAGATCCCAACTTTCCAGATCAGCTACTCGTAGGACTAAATTTACAAGATTTACGTAAGCATGATGTTTACCGGATCAACCTCAAAAATGGTGCGGTTGAGTTTGACACAGACAACCCTGGTAACATAATTGCTTGGACAGCTGACGCTCAGTTTCAAGTACGCGCAGCGATCGCCACTACACCCGATGGTGGTTCTGATCTGTTATTTCGGGAAGCAACCGATCAATCTTGGCAGAACCTCCGCCACTGGGGACCAGACGATGAAGGCTACCCTGTCAGCTTTTCGGCTGATGGCAAAACGCTCTACATTATCGCTAGCCATGATGCTAACACCGCTCGTCTAATTGCTCTCGACCCGGCAGTTACTCAGGAAACTGTGATTGCTGAGGATGCACAATATGATGTCGATGGTATAGTTATTCACCCCGTCTCGCGCGTCATCCAGGCAGTCTCTTTCTACAGAGACAAACAAGAATGGCAGGTGATCGACCAAAGCATTGCTGCTGATTTTGAAGCGATTGCCAAGGTGCGGCCAGGAGAGTTCAATGTTAGTAGCCGCGACCTTGCCGATCAAACCTGGCTAGTGGTTTATGTGACGGATGATGGTCCTGTCTACTACTACGCCTATGAGCGAGAAACTAAGACCAGTACATTTCTGTTTAGCAACCAACCAAAATTGGAAGGGTTATCGCTGGCACCAATGCAGCCGGTTTCCTTCCAAACGCGGGACGACTTGACTATCCACGGATACCTGACGACACCAGTTGGTATTCCCGCCCAGAACTTGCCAACGGTACTCCTGGTACACGGTGGTCCTTGGGCGCGCGATACTTGGGGCTACGATCCGGAAGTCCAATGGCTAGCCAACCGTGGCTATGCAGTGCTACAAGTTAACTTTCGCGGTTCCACTGGCTATGGCAAAGATTTCCTCAATGCAGGTAATCGGCAGTGGGCAGCTAAGATGCACGATGATTTGATTGATGCTGTTAATTGGCTGATAAAAGAGGGGATTGCTGACCCACAAAAAATTGCGATTATGGGCGGCTCATACGGTGGCTATGCAACTTTAGTGGGGTTGACCTTCACGCCGGATGTCTTTGCCGCTGGTGTGGATATTGTTGGTCCCAGCAACTTAGTGACGATGATGGAAAGTATCCCGCCCTACTGGGAACCGCTCAGAGCTATGGAGACGCATCGGATCGGCAACCTGGAAACGGAGCAGGATTTTCTCAAGTCGCGATCGCCCTTGTTCTTCATTGACCGCATCCAGAAACCCTTGCTGATTGCCCAAGGTGCTAACGATCCACGGGTGAAGCAGGCAGAAAGCGATCAAATTGTCGGAGCGATGCATACAGCTGGAAAGCCAGTGGAATACGTACTATACACCGACGAAGGACACGGCTTTGCTCGCCCAGAAAACCGACTGCACTTTTACGCCAAAGCAGAGGAGTTTCTAGCACAATACTTGGGTGGTCGGTTTGAACCGATGGGAGACATTCCAGGGCATTCGGCTGTTGTTAGGTAG
- a CDS encoding 4a-hydroxytetrahydrobiopterin dehydratase — MEALTEQKCTACHKDAPSVTEEEVAQLKPQIPNWDIVEEEGERRLKRTYKFPNFQKALEFTNRVGEAAEAEGHHPALLTEWGKVTVSWWTHAISGLHKNDFIMAAKTDQIASSLS, encoded by the coding sequence ATGGAAGCTTTAACAGAACAAAAATGTACTGCTTGCCACAAGGACGCGCCGAGTGTAACTGAGGAGGAGGTTGCCCAACTCAAGCCTCAAATTCCCAACTGGGATATCGTGGAAGAAGAAGGAGAGAGGCGCTTGAAGCGCACCTACAAGTTTCCCAATTTTCAAAAAGCACTGGAGTTTACTAACCGGGTTGGGGAGGCAGCTGAGGCGGAAGGACATCACCCAGCATTGCTGACTGAGTGGGGAAAGGTAACAGTGTCCTGGTGGACTCACGCCATTTCTGGGCTACATAAGAATGATTTTATTATGGCAGCAAAAACCGACCAAATCGCCTCATCACTTAGTTAA
- a CDS encoding class I SAM-dependent methyltransferase: protein MMLRPNQRIKLDDSNDKLFYSYPRFVTHVDEGFIQQLTDLYRDRLKPSTRIFDMMSSWVSHLPEDIEFSHVEGHGLNAEELARNSRFNHYFVQDLNENPKLPLPDRDFDAVLNAVSVQYLQYPEAVFTEIHRILKPGGVAIISFSNRMFYQKAIQAWRDGTEASRVELVKHYFESVPGFSSPEIIARKSTAPNFLQWLGASGGDPFYAVIAYREH, encoded by the coding sequence ATGATGCTGCGACCCAACCAACGGATAAAGTTAGATGATTCAAACGACAAGCTGTTCTATTCCTATCCCCGCTTTGTCACCCATGTGGATGAAGGATTTATTCAACAGCTGACTGATTTGTACCGCGATCGCCTTAAACCTAGTACGCGCATCTTTGACATGATGAGTAGCTGGGTGTCCCATCTGCCGGAGGACATAGAATTTTCCCACGTCGAGGGACACGGACTCAACGCCGAGGAATTAGCTCGTAACTCTCGGTTCAATCATTACTTTGTGCAGGACTTGAACGAAAATCCCAAACTACCGCTGCCGGATCGAGATTTTGATGCCGTCCTCAATGCTGTTTCTGTTCAGTATTTGCAATACCCAGAAGCTGTATTTACCGAAATTCACCGGATTCTCAAACCAGGTGGAGTAGCAATTATCAGCTTTTCTAACCGGATGTTTTATCAAAAAGCGATTCAGGCGTGGCGGGATGGCACGGAAGCTAGCCGCGTGGAGTTAGTTAAACATTACTTTGAGTCAGTACCGGGATTCAGTTCCCCAGAGATAATTGCCCGTAAGTCCACTGCGCCGAATTTCTTACAGTGGTTGGGAGCAAGTGGCGGAGATCCTTTTTATGCTGTAATTGCTTACCGCGAGCATTAA
- a CDS encoding DinB family protein: MTSLIAHFQLLAQYNALANQTLYATCAVLDDATRKQLRPAFFKSIHGTLNHILVGDRIWLQRFSGKVVASTGLDAILYDEFEELWQARIAEDELIQSFAASLSEATLNQSIRYVNNAGIEYINPMSLLVAHFFNHQTHHRGQVHNLLSQTPLPPPSLDLHRIINPNPA; the protein is encoded by the coding sequence ATGACCTCCCTCATCGCTCACTTTCAACTACTCGCGCAATACAATGCCCTTGCCAATCAAACCCTTTATGCGACCTGTGCCGTACTAGACGATGCCACTCGTAAACAACTGCGACCCGCGTTTTTCAAGAGCATTCATGGCACCCTCAACCACATTCTGGTGGGCGATCGCATCTGGCTGCAGCGGTTTTCAGGCAAAGTTGTTGCTTCTACGGGTCTGGACGCAATTCTGTACGACGAGTTTGAGGAACTTTGGCAAGCTCGGATCGCTGAAGATGAGCTAATTCAATCTTTTGCTGCCAGCTTGAGCGAAGCAACCCTGAACCAGAGTATCCGCTACGTGAACAACGCAGGAATTGAGTATATCAATCCCATGTCCCTATTAGTTGCCCACTTCTTTAATCACCAAACCCATCATCGAGGACAGGTTCACAACTTGCTAAGCCAAACCCCTCTACCTCCCCCCAGTCTCGATCTGCATCGAATCATTAATCCTAATCCAGCTTGA
- a CDS encoding LysE family translocator, which produces MQSSMTLNSIVALFSAMVVLASIPSVSILAVSTRSAASGLIHGIFTTIGIVLGDIIFIIAAIWGLSFLAETMGSLFVLIKYLGGAYLIVLGIGLCRSKSKALETEEVMESSLLSSFLTGLLITLGDQKATLFYLGFFPAFLDISKISYFDTVIIIVVTIVAVGGVKLGYAILADRSRLLIGSKIRQGMNIAAGCVMIAVGIFLVAKA; this is translated from the coding sequence ATGCAAAGCAGTATGACATTAAACAGCATTGTTGCATTATTCAGTGCCATGGTTGTTCTGGCTTCTATTCCCAGTGTCAGTATATTAGCTGTCTCCACAAGATCGGCGGCATCTGGATTGATTCATGGTATTTTCACAACCATCGGGATCGTGCTGGGTGACATCATTTTCATAATTGCAGCCATTTGGGGGTTATCGTTTCTTGCTGAAACGATGGGAAGCCTATTTGTCCTAATCAAATACCTGGGTGGAGCTTATCTTATAGTGTTGGGGATAGGACTATGCAGGTCAAAATCAAAGGCTTTAGAGACGGAAGAGGTTATGGAATCCTCTTTGCTGTCCAGTTTTCTGACTGGACTGTTGATTACATTGGGCGACCAAAAAGCGACCTTGTTTTATCTTGGTTTTTTCCCAGCTTTTCTTGATATTTCTAAAATATCTTATTTTGATACCGTTATCATTATCGTAGTTACGATAGTAGCCGTAGGCGGTGTAAAACTTGGTTATGCAATCCTGGCGGATAGATCTAGATTACTGATTGGTTCCAAAATAAGACAAGGCATGAACATTGCTGCTGGCTGTGTAATGATTGCTGTTGGAATATTTTTAGTAGCAAAAGCTTAA
- a CDS encoding 3'(2'),5'-bisphosphate nucleotidase CysQ has translation MKSLEEILAIARSIGWGASYLLRSYYHGGLNNPELDIPDKDGPVTAADIAVNRYILDRLQTNLGNQDFAYISEETYNAQTDGQLSQPWVWIIDPLDGTRDFIDKTGEYAIHIALVKDSRPVLAVVAWPEAEKLYYATVGGGTFVETRDGKVTPIRVAARDKLEDLTLVVSRTHRDRRFNQLLQQLPCQNQKSVGSVGCKIATIIEQQADVYISLSGKSAPKDWDLAAPELILTEAGGNFTHFDGTPLKYNQGDVNQWGGLLASNGHCHAELCKEAERILAELEGREK, from the coding sequence ATGAAATCTTTAGAAGAAATATTAGCGATCGCTCGTTCCATCGGCTGGGGAGCATCATACCTCTTAAGGTCTTACTATCACGGTGGGTTAAACAACCCTGAGCTTGACATTCCAGATAAAGATGGACCTGTTACTGCTGCTGATATTGCGGTCAATCGTTACATCCTCGATCGACTGCAAACCAATTTAGGGAATCAAGACTTTGCCTATATCAGCGAAGAAACTTACAATGCTCAAACAGACGGACAGCTGAGTCAACCTTGGGTATGGATTATTGACCCTCTGGATGGAACGCGAGACTTTATTGATAAAACTGGGGAATATGCAATTCACATTGCCCTAGTTAAGGATAGTCGCCCTGTGCTGGCGGTAGTCGCTTGGCCTGAAGCGGAAAAGTTGTACTATGCAACTGTTGGCGGCGGCACGTTTGTAGAAACCCGGGATGGCAAAGTCACACCTATCAGAGTTGCGGCGCGTGACAAATTGGAGGACTTAACTTTAGTCGTCAGCCGCACTCACCGCGATCGGCGATTTAACCAGCTGTTGCAACAACTGCCCTGTCAAAATCAAAAATCTGTCGGTAGCGTTGGCTGCAAAATTGCCACAATTATCGAACAACAAGCAGATGTTTATATTTCCCTTTCTGGCAAGTCTGCCCCGAAAGATTGGGACTTAGCTGCCCCGGAGTTAATTTTGACAGAAGCTGGTGGCAATTTTACCCATTTTGATGGTACACCCTTGAAGTACAACCAAGGAGATGTGAATCAGTGGGGTGGTTTGCTAGCAAGTAATGGTCACTGCCATGCTGAACTTTGTAAGGAAGCAGAAAGGATTTTGGCAGAACTGGAAGGAAGGGAAAAATAA
- a CDS encoding sugar kinase, with protein sequence MRSEELELRSQETLAPCSGLFVGLVTLDLVYLALSAPSNNQKVVASDYTVAAGGPATNAAVTFSYLGNQGTLLGVVGAHPITQLIRADLASYGVAIADLNSNLSQPPPISSIIVSQGTGERAVISINAVKTQVEPKRIPTDILQGVDIVLIDGHQIAAGQGIAQLAKANNIPVVMDGGSWKSGFERVLPFVDYAICSANFSPPNCNSTCEVFNYLSAAGIPHIVITRGENPIQYWSGGDYGSLEVPQIQAVDTLGAGDVFHGAFCHYILRGSFTDALVAAANVASDSCQFFGTRYWMQAGDRLLEISS encoded by the coding sequence GTGAGGAGTGAGGAGTTAGAACTCAGGAGTCAGGAAACCCTTGCCCCTTGCAGTGGGCTGTTTGTCGGCTTAGTCACCTTGGATCTGGTTTACTTGGCGTTGTCTGCCCCTAGTAATAATCAGAAAGTTGTCGCCTCTGACTATACTGTGGCAGCGGGTGGTCCGGCGACTAATGCTGCTGTGACTTTCAGCTATCTGGGAAATCAAGGCACGCTGTTAGGTGTAGTCGGCGCTCACCCTATAACTCAGCTGATCCGGGCAGATTTGGCAAGTTACGGAGTCGCGATCGCTGACCTGAACTCTAACCTATCCCAGCCTCCACCCATTTCTTCCATCATTGTCTCCCAAGGCACAGGTGAACGGGCAGTAATTTCCATCAATGCTGTCAAAACCCAAGTTGAACCGAAGCGCATTCCTACTGATATATTGCAGGGAGTTGACATTGTGCTGATTGATGGGCATCAAATAGCAGCCGGACAGGGGATCGCCCAATTAGCTAAAGCCAACAACATCCCGGTTGTCATGGATGGTGGTAGCTGGAAGTCGGGATTTGAAAGGGTATTGCCTTTTGTTGATTATGCCATTTGTTCGGCTAATTTCTCTCCACCTAACTGCAACAGCACTTGTGAAGTGTTTAACTATCTTTCAGCAGCGGGCATTCCCCACATTGTTATTACCCGTGGAGAAAACCCAATTCAATACTGGAGTGGTGGAGATTATGGCAGTTTAGAGGTTCCCCAGATTCAGGCTGTCGATACCCTAGGGGCTGGAGATGTTTTTCATGGTGCTTTTTGTCATTACATCCTCCGGGGAAGTTTCACTGATGCCTTGGTTGCGGCTGCCAATGTTGCCTCTGATTCTTGTCAATTCTTTGGGACGCGCTACTGGATGCAAGCCGGGGATAGATTGCTAGAAATAAGCAGTTAA
- the rsmI gene encoding 16S rRNA (cytidine(1402)-2'-O)-methyltransferase: MTEPQPGTLYVVGTPIGNLEDMTFRAVRILQTVDLIAAEDTRHTGKLLQHFQIKTPQLSYHDHNRNSRTSELLGQLTQGKAIALVTDAGMPGISDPGYELVKACIEAGIQVVPIPGPSAAITALSAAGLPTEKFVFEGFLPVKGQERRNRLEVLQSEVRTIILYEAPHRVRQTLQDLAEVLGTERQLVLARELTKLYEEFWRGNIGEAIAHHTKREPQGEYTLVVAGIPPAKPELSEAELKIELQEIMAQGISRSQASRQLAKVTSVSRRKLYQLALSLPSLHLDEATTSTSKDEL, from the coding sequence ATGACCGAGCCCCAACCAGGAACACTCTACGTAGTAGGAACACCGATTGGCAACCTGGAAGATATGACCTTTCGAGCAGTGCGGATTTTGCAAACAGTGGATCTGATTGCAGCTGAAGACACCCGCCATACAGGGAAACTCCTACAACATTTTCAGATTAAGACACCCCAGCTAAGTTATCACGACCACAACCGTAACAGTCGCACTTCTGAATTGTTGGGGCAGTTGACTCAGGGTAAGGCGATCGCCTTGGTAACAGATGCAGGTATGCCTGGAATCTCCGATCCGGGATATGAGCTAGTTAAAGCCTGTATTGAGGCCGGGATACAAGTGGTGCCTATTCCTGGTCCTAGTGCAGCAATTACTGCGCTGAGTGCAGCTGGCTTACCAACAGAAAAATTTGTGTTTGAAGGGTTTTTACCAGTCAAAGGTCAAGAGCGGCGCAATCGCTTGGAAGTTCTTCAATCAGAAGTTCGAACAATCATTTTGTATGAGGCTCCCCACCGAGTGCGACAAACTTTACAAGACTTAGCTGAGGTTTTAGGGACAGAGCGACAGCTAGTGCTGGCACGGGAGCTAACTAAATTGTATGAGGAATTTTGGCGCGGCAATATTGGAGAGGCGATCGCTCACCATACGAAGCGTGAACCTCAAGGCGAATATACCCTGGTGGTTGCTGGTATTCCCCCAGCTAAACCTGAGTTGTCAGAAGCAGAACTGAAAATAGAGTTACAAGAAATCATGGCGCAGGGAATATCGCGATCGCAAGCCAGCCGCCAACTAGCAAAAGTCACTTCTGTGTCTCGTCGAAAACTTTATCAGCTAGCTCTAAGTCTTCCTAGTCTTCACCTAGATGAAGCAACAACGTCAACTTCAAAGGACGAGCTTTAA